The genomic interval GGCCTTGGTGGTGTTGCCGACGGCGTCCAGGTTGGTGAGCACCTGCGCGCCCGCGCCCTCGACGTCGCCGGACATCTCGGCGATGCCCTGCGCGTTGTCGGAGACCGGCCCGAAGGTGTCCATGGCGACGATCACACCGACCGTGGTGAGCAGGCCGGTGCCGGCCAGCGCCACCGCGAACAGCGCCAGCATGATCGACGTGCCGCCGAGCAGGAAGGCCCCGTAGACGCCGAGGCCGATCAGCAGGGCGGTGTAGACGGCCGACTCGAGACCGATGGAGATACCGGCGAGGACGACGGTGGCGGGCCCCGTGAGCGAGCTCTTGCCGATGTCCTGGACCGGGCGGCGGGTGGTCTCGGTGAAGTAGCCGGTCAGCTGCTGGATGACGGCCGCCAGCAGAATGCCGATCGCCACCGCGACCAGGGCGAGGATCCGCGGATCGCCGTCCCTGCCGCTGATCGCCGTGTCGGTGACGCCGTCGAGGTCGGCGTACTTCCCCGGCAGGTAGACGAAGGCGGCCACCGCCACCAGCACGAGCGAGATCACCGCGGAGATGAAGAACCCGCGGTTGATCGCGGACATGCCGCTGCGGTCGGAGCGTCGCGGGGCCACCGCGAAGATGCCGACCATCGCGGTGAGCACGCCGATCGCCGGGACGAGCAGCGGGAAGGCGAGTCCGGCGTCACCGAAGGCCGCCTTGCCGAGGATCAGCGCGGCGACGAGGGTCACGGCGTACGACTCGAAGAGGTCGGCCGCCATGCCCGCGCAGTCACCGACGTTGTCGCCCACGTTGTCGGCGATGGTCGCGGCGTTGCGCGGGTCGTCCTCCGGGATGCCCTGCTCGACCTTGCCGACCAGGTCGGCGCCGACGTCGGCGGCCTTGGTGAAGATGCCGCCGCCGACCCTCATGAACATCGCGATGAGCGCCGCGCCGAGACCGAAACCCTCCAGGACCTTCGGCGCGTCGGCCGCGTACACCAGCACCACACAGGAGGCGCCCAGCAGACCGAGCCCCACCGTGAACATGCCGACCACGCCACCCGTACGGAAAGCGATCTTCATGGCTTTGTGGGAGACGGCGGTGAGATCCTTTTCCGGCTCGCCTTCCGCCGGAGTGGCTTCTCGCGCCGCCGCGGCCACACGCACATTGCTGCGCACGGCGAGCCACATGCCGATATAGCCGGTGGCCGCCGAGAACGCCGCGCCGATCAAGAAGAACACGGATCGGCCTGCGCGCTGATTCCAGTCGTCCGCGGGCAGCAGCATGAGCAGGAAGAACACGATGACGGCGAATACGCCGAGCGTGCGCAACTGGCGCGCCAGATAGGCGTTCGCGCCTTCCTGGATGGCCTTCGCGATCTTTTTCATGCTGTCGGTGCCCTCGCCGGCCGCGAGCACCTGGCGCACCAGGACGCCTGCCACCACGAGTGCCGCCAGGGCGACGACCGCGATGACGGCGATCAGCACCCGGTTGTCGTCAGTGAGCACCGCGGCCGCGAGGGTTGTTGTGGGCTGGTCCAACTGATCAGGGGTAGAAAGCCCCGCCATTCGTCCTCCTTGACGCTTGGGCTGAGCTCAAGATGTGGACGGATTGTAGGTACCCCGCCCTGATCAAAACAGGGCGCGGTAAACGGAATTGGCCTTTACACAACCGAAAGCAGTAATGCCCCGAAGGCATTCATGGCCGATATCTAGATCGTGAACCAATTCACGATACGCATCGCGCCTGACCACTGTAGGCACAGAAAGCCCACGCCGACATGCGGAAGGGCCCCACCGGTGTGGTGGGGCCCTTCCGCTGTCGAACAGAAATCTGATGCGAACCGGGGAGAAAGTCAGGGAAGCACTGCGGCCGGCGGCGTGGTCGGCCAGGTCATACGGATCTGTCCGCCATGCTCCCCTGCGGTGACCTCGACGTCGTCGACGAGGCCGCTGATGACCGCGAGGCCCATCTCGTCCTCCTCGGTCTCGGCGTCGGGCTCCTCGCCCGGTGCGCCCGACGCCCGGTCACCCGGGGTCGAACGCGGTGCCTCGTCGCCGACCTCGATGGAGAACTGCTTCTCCTCCTCGATCAGCAGCACCTGGACCGGCGCGGAGATGCCGCCGCTCTGGTGCAGTCCGACGGCACGGGTGCAGGCCTCGCCGACGGCGAGCCTGACCTCGTCGAGGACGGCCTCGTCCACTCCGGCCCTGCGCGCCACCGCTGCCGCCACCAGTCGGGCGGTCCTGACGTGCTCGGGCAGCGCGCTGAAACGGAGTTCAACGGTGGCCATGCGTCCCCCTCGGAACTACGGGCGTGCTGTCGGGGGACCGGGCCGCCGAAAGCCCGGACCCCCTCTCTTGCTTCTGTCGACGTCCTTCTGCCGCTCCGGGCACGGGCCCGGAGACGGATCAGTCGGTCGCCGCCACCGCTTCCTCGACCGAGGTGTGAATCGGGAACACCTTGGTGAGTCCGGTGATACGGAAGATCTTGAGAATGCGCTCCTGGTTGCAGACCAGGCGCAGCGAGCCCTCATGGGCGCGCACCCGCTTCAGTCCGCCGACCAGTACGCCGAGCCCGGTGGAGTCGAGGAAGTCCACGCCCTCCATGTCGACGACAAGGTGGAAACTGCCGTCATTCACCAGCTCGACCAGCTGCTCGCGCAGCTTGGGCGCGGTATATACGTCGATTTCGCCACCGACCCTGACGATCGTGCGATCGCCGACGGTCTCGGTCGACAGGGACAGGTCCACGGATCCTCCAGCACCTTGCTATCGAGCGGTCGCCCCTCGGGACACCTCGGCAGAGCCCCCGGGACGGTTCGCCAGCCGCGATGGCATTCAATCACTTACCGGCAGGCGTGCACGACGCCTTGGTCCCATTGTCCGTCACGCCAGTGACACACTCGGTGCCGATGGCCAAGAATCTCCGATCCGATCGACCCTCGACGGACACCGGTCCCCGCCCCACGCCGAGCACGGTCCTGGACCGACTCGCCGCCGGGCCGAGCCGGGCTGCGCGCATCACTCATACGGAGCACTTGCCCCCACGTGCGGGTCGCCATGCCGTCTGGCCGGACCGGATCCGCTCGGAGGTCATCGCGGCCGTCCAGGCCTGCGGCATCGAGCACCCCTGGGCCCACCAGGCACGCGCGGCCGAACACGCCCTGGACGGCGAGTCGGTCGTCGTCGCCACCGGCACCGCCTCCGGCAAGTCCCTGGCCTACCTCGTGCCGGTCCTGTCCACCCTCCTGGACGGCTCCGAGGCCCCGAACGGCCGCGGCGCCACCACGCTCTACCTGTCCCCCACGAAAGCCCTGGCGGCGGACCAGTGCCGCTCGGTGAAGGAACTTTCACAACCGCTGGCCAATTCCGTACGCCCCGCGGTCTACGACGGCGACACGCCGTTCGAGGAACGCGAGTGGATCCGCCAGTACGCCAACTACGTGCTGACCAACCCGGACATGCTGCACCGCGGGATACTCCCGTCCCATGCCCGCTGGTCCTCCTTCCTGAAGGCGCTCAAGTACGTCGTCATCGACGAGTGCCACACCTACCGGGGCGTGTTCGGCTCCCATGTCGCCCAGGTGCTGCGCCGCCTGCGCCGCCTCTGCGCCCGCTACGGTGCCTCCCCCGTCTTCCTGCTGGCCTCCGCGACCGCCGCCGAGCCGTCGGTCGCCGCCCGCCGCCTCACCGGCCTCCCGGTGGTCGAGGTCGCCGACGACGCCTCACCGCGCGGCGAACTGGTGTTTGCCCTCTGGGAGCCCCCGCTGACCGAGATGCAGGGCGAGAAGGGCGCCCCCGTCCGCCGCACCGCCACGGCGGAGACCGCCGACCTCCTCACCGACCTCGCCGTGCAGGGCGTGCGCTCGGTCGCCTTCGTGCGCTCCCGGCGCGGCGCCGAGCTGATCTCCGTGATCGCCCAGGAACGACTGGCCGAGGTCGACCGCTCCCTGGCCCGCCGCGTGGCGGCGTACCGCGGCGGCTATCTCCCGGAGGAACGCCGGGCCCTGGAACAGGCACTCCACTCGGGAGAGCTGCTGGGCCTGGCCGCCACCACGGCCCTGGAACTCGGCATCGACGTCTCCGGCCTCGACGCCGTGCTGATCTCCGGCTACCCCGGCACGCGCGCGTCCCTGTGGCAGCAGGCCGGCCGGGCGGGTCGAGCCGGCCAGGGCGCCCTGGCGGTCCTGGTGGCCCGCGACGACCCCCTGGACACCTTCCTCGTCCACCACCCCGAGGCCCTGTTCGACCAGCCGGTGGAATCCACCGTCCTCGACCCCGACAACCCGTACGTCCTCGCCCCGCACCTGTGCGCGGCCGCGGCGGAACTGCCGTTGACGGACGAGGACATGGAGCTGTTCGGGCCGGAGACCGAGAACCTGCTGGGGCAGCTGGAGTCCGCGAAGCTCCTGCGCCGCCGCACCAAGGCCTGGCACTGGACCCGCCGGGAGCGGGCCGCCGACCTCACCGACATCCGCGGGGAGGGCGGCCGGCCCATCCAGATCGTCGAGTCGGGCACGGGCCGCCTCCTCGGCACGGTCGACGCGGGCTCCGCCCACACCGCCGTCCACGAGGGCGCGGTCCACCTCCACCAGGGCCGCACCTACCTCGTCCGCTCCCTGGACCTGGAGGACTCGGTCGCCCTGGTCTCGGAGGCCAACCCGTCCTACTCGACGGTCGCCCGCGACACGACCTCCATCACCGTCCTGGAGACGGACACCGAGATCCCCTGGGGGGACGGACGCCTGTGCTACGGCTCCGTCGAGGTCACCAACCAGGTCGTCTCCTTCCTCCGCAGACGCCTCATCACCGGTGAAGTACTGGGCGAGACGAAACTCGACCTCCCTCCTCGTACGCTCCGCACCCGCGCGGTGTGGTGGACGGTCACCGAGGACCAGCTCGACGAGGCCCGGATCAACCCGGAGATCCTCGGCGGCGCCCTGCACGCCGCCGAACACGCCTCGATCGGCCTGCTGCCCCTCTTCGCGACCTGCGACCGCTGGGACATCGGCGGCGTGTCGATCCCCCTGCACCCCGACACACTGCTCCCCACGGTCTTCGTCTACGACGGTCACCCGGGCGGCGCGGGCTTCGCGGAGCGCGCCTTCCACACCGCCCGCGCCTGGCTCACCGCCACCCGCCAGGCCATCGCCTCCTGCGAGTGCGACGCCGGCTGCCCGTCCTGCATCCAGTCCCCCAAGTGCGGCAACGGCAACGACCCGCTGCACAAGAGGGGCGCGGTGCGGCTCCTCACGGTGCTGTTGCGGGGGGCGCCGGAGGAGGGGCGCCCTGAGAAGCCTCAAGAGGAACCCCCTCCGGAGCCCGGGCTCCGGGAGTCGGCGGAAGCGGAGCCTGCGACGGAACCGGCCCAGCAGGCCCCGCCCGCGCCCTGACCTCCGCCGTGAACGGGCCCCGACCGGAAGCGGCCGTCACATCGGAGATCTCACCGACCATCACGCATCGCACGATCCGCGCATCCTGATCCCGCGCCACCTCCTCCGCCCGAGCGCAGGCCACCGCCGGTCCGTCCGCCCAGTGGTCCGCCGCCGCGAGCGCCGCCAGATCCGCGCCACCGGCCGCACGATGCCGTACGACCACGGCCTGCCCGAGGCCCAGCACGGCCCCGAACACCACGCACAGCACCGCGATGGCACCGACACTCCAGACGGTTGCCGAACCCCGGTCCGAACGGGCGCCGACGACCTGCGCGCCGACGCACCGGGCGACAGAGCGGCAGCCGGCTCGGGTGAACCGCCCAGCACCCACCCAGGCTTTCGCGAACCGCCCAGAGTCCGACGGAGCACAGGCACACCGGGCACCGTCCAACCGAGCACAGGCGCACCATTCACCGCCATACCGAGCGGCCGAGAACCCCCCGCCGCCGACCTCGCGCTCCGTAGCTCCGCCGCTCATCCCTCCTCCCCCACCGTGGCCTCGACCGTCGCCTCCACCAAGGCCACGGCCTCCTCCCGCACCTCGAAGGGCAGGCCGTGCAGCGCCGGTGGCCTCGCCACGACCACGACACGGACCCGGTCGCCCTCCCGGGCGACCGTCACCTCCGCGTCGCGCGGTGCCGTGTCCCTAACCACCCGGACGACCGCCTCGGTGGGGTCCTCCCGGGCCGCCGCGCGGGCGCCCGTCCTGGCCGCGTCCACGCACTGGATCTGGGCGGCCACCACGAGCAGCCCCCACACCAGCGCCATCGCGAACATCACCAGCACGGGCAGCACCATGGCCGACTCCGCCGTCACGAACCCCTGGTCCGCCGTCCGTTCACGCCTTCGCATCGAGCGCCCGTTTCACGATGGCCTGGAGTTCCGCGCTGACGGCCCCGCTCGTCACCACCTTGTAGAGCACCACCGCGAACGCCACCGCCGCGACGATCCCCATCGCGTACTCGGAGGTGACCATTCCGTCGTCCCCGCGCATCGACCGCATCCGGCACATCGTCCTGCACACCAGGGCACCCATCCGCGCCCGCACTGCCTTGTACATCTCAACCCCCGTAAGGATCAGTCCTGTTGACTACCGTCTGACTGCTCGTTGACTGCTTGTACGCCTGCTCGTCCGTCTCCTCGTCCGTCTCCTCGTCCGCCGCCTCAGCGACCGTCGGCCGTCATCGCCCACCCCCTCCCAGCACTCCTCCCGCGAGCCCGATCACGATCGGCAGCACGCCGACGGCGATGAACGCGGGCAGGAAACACAGCCCCACCGGCGCGGTGACCAGCACAGCGGCCTTGCGTGCCCGTGCCGTCGCGGCGCGCCCCCAGTCGGCGCGGGCGTCCGCCGCGAGGCCGCCGACCGGTCCGGCCGCGGGCAGCCCGGTCACGTCGGCGCGTTCCAGCAGCCGGGCCAGCGCCCCCGCACCCGGTGTCGAGGCGAGCCTTCGCCAGGCCTCGTCCGGTTCGCCGCCGAGCCGTACCTCCGCCGCCCCGCGCGCGAGTCCCTCTCCCACGGGCCCGCCCAGAGCCTCACCCACAGCCTGGGCCGCGATCACGGGTCCGGCGCCCGCCGCGATACAGGCGGCCAGCAGGTCGGCGGCGAGCGGTAGTTGCCGGGCCGCCTCACCCGCGTCGGCCTCCTCCGCACCCACACCGGCCCTCTGGCGCAGCCGCCACCGCCACAACCCCACCGCGACGACCAGTCCGACCACGGCACCGGCGACTCCCCCGACCAGCACCCACCCGGCACACCCGACGCCGAGCACGGGCAGCCACCGCCGCGCGAACTCCCTCCCCTCGAACCGCGGGCCCTCGCCCCTGGCCTCCGATGCGGCCAGCAACTCTCCGAGCCGCCGTCGCATCCTGCGCTCACGCCGCACCGCCACGGCCCACCGGGCGAGCCAGGCGAGCGCCGACGCGGTCCCCAGAACCGCCCCCAGCCTGTGGACGAACTCCGCACTCATGCCGCCTCGGCTCCCCGTACGATCCGCGTCGCCCACCACATCCCGACGCCCTCCAGCAGGCCGCCGACCAGCAGACAGCCCAGCCCGCTCCCGGTGTGCAGAAGGACGTGCAGGGGGTCGGCGCCGAGGGCGGCACCGAGGCCCAGCCCCAGCACCGGCAGCGCGGCGAGCATCCACACCGTGGACCGTGCTCCCGCCAACTGGGCGCGGAGATCGGCCCGTTGGTCACGCTCGGCCCGCAATGCCCCTTCGAGCCGGTCGAGCCCGGCTGCGAGCCCCGCGCCCTGGTCCACGGCCACCCGCCAGCACGCGGCAAGCCCCAG from Streptomyces sp. CC0208 carries:
- a CDS encoding sodium-translocating pyrophosphatase; amino-acid sequence: MAGLSTPDQLDQPTTTLAAAVLTDDNRVLIAVIAVVALAALVVAGVLVRQVLAAGEGTDSMKKIAKAIQEGANAYLARQLRTLGVFAVIVFFLLMLLPADDWNQRAGRSVFFLIGAAFSAATGYIGMWLAVRSNVRVAAAAREATPAEGEPEKDLTAVSHKAMKIAFRTGGVVGMFTVGLGLLGASCVVLVYAADAPKVLEGFGLGAALIAMFMRVGGGIFTKAADVGADLVGKVEQGIPEDDPRNAATIADNVGDNVGDCAGMAADLFESYAVTLVAALILGKAAFGDAGLAFPLLVPAIGVLTAMVGIFAVAPRRSDRSGMSAINRGFFISAVISLVLVAVAAFVYLPGKYADLDGVTDTAISGRDGDPRILALVAVAIGILLAAVIQQLTGYFTETTRRPVQDIGKSSLTGPATVVLAGISIGLESAVYTALLIGLGVYGAFLLGGTSIMLALFAVALAGTGLLTTVGVIVAMDTFGPVSDNAQGIAEMSGDVEGAGAQVLTNLDAVGNTTKAITKGIAIATAVLAASALFGSYRDAITTGAQDVGEKLSGAGAPMSLMMDISQPNNLVGLIAGAAVVFLFSGLAINAVSRSAGSVVYEVRRQFRDHPGIMDYSEEPEYGKVVDICTKDALRELTTPGLLAVLAPIFIGFTLGVGALGAFLAGAIGAGTLMAVFLANSGGAWDNAKKLVEDGHHGGKGSEAHAATVIGDTVGDPFKDTAGPAINPLLKVMNLVALLIAPAVIKFSYGEDKSIGVRIFIAVLAFLVIAGAVYVSKRRGIAVGDEDNEKKVAKSVDPAVVS
- a CDS encoding ATP-binding protein is translated as MATVELRFSALPEHVRTARLVAAAVARRAGVDEAVLDEVRLAVGEACTRAVGLHQSGGISAPVQVLLIEEEKQFSIEVGDEAPRSTPGDRASGAPGEEPDAETEEDEMGLAVISGLVDDVEVTAGEHGGQIRMTWPTTPPAAVLP
- the bldG gene encoding anti-sigma factor antagonist BldG, giving the protein MDLSLSTETVGDRTIVRVGGEIDVYTAPKLREQLVELVNDGSFHLVVDMEGVDFLDSTGLGVLVGGLKRVRAHEGSLRLVCNQERILKIFRITGLTKVFPIHTSVEEAVAATD
- a CDS encoding DEAD/DEAH box helicase, translating into MAFNHLPAGVHDALVPLSVTPVTHSVPMAKNLRSDRPSTDTGPRPTPSTVLDRLAAGPSRAARITHTEHLPPRAGRHAVWPDRIRSEVIAAVQACGIEHPWAHQARAAEHALDGESVVVATGTASGKSLAYLVPVLSTLLDGSEAPNGRGATTLYLSPTKALAADQCRSVKELSQPLANSVRPAVYDGDTPFEEREWIRQYANYVLTNPDMLHRGILPSHARWSSFLKALKYVVIDECHTYRGVFGSHVAQVLRRLRRLCARYGASPVFLLASATAAEPSVAARRLTGLPVVEVADDASPRGELVFALWEPPLTEMQGEKGAPVRRTATAETADLLTDLAVQGVRSVAFVRSRRGAELISVIAQERLAEVDRSLARRVAAYRGGYLPEERRALEQALHSGELLGLAATTALELGIDVSGLDAVLISGYPGTRASLWQQAGRAGRAGQGALAVLVARDDPLDTFLVHHPEALFDQPVESTVLDPDNPYVLAPHLCAAAAELPLTDEDMELFGPETENLLGQLESAKLLRRRTKAWHWTRRERAADLTDIRGEGGRPIQIVESGTGRLLGTVDAGSAHTAVHEGAVHLHQGRTYLVRSLDLEDSVALVSEANPSYSTVARDTTSITVLETDTEIPWGDGRLCYGSVEVTNQVVSFLRRRLITGEVLGETKLDLPPRTLRTRAVWWTVTEDQLDEARINPEILGGALHAAEHASIGLLPLFATCDRWDIGGVSIPLHPDTLLPTVFVYDGHPGGAGFAERAFHTARAWLTATRQAIASCECDAGCPSCIQSPKCGNGNDPLHKRGAVRLLTVLLRGAPEEGRPEKPQEEPPPEPGLRESAEAEPATEPAQQAPPAP
- a CDS encoding TadE family type IV pilus minor pilin, translating into MRRRERTADQGFVTAESAMVLPVLVMFAMALVWGLLVVAAQIQCVDAARTGARAAAREDPTEAVVRVVRDTAPRDAEVTVAREGDRVRVVVVARPPALHGLPFEVREEAVALVEATVEATVGEEG
- a CDS encoding DUF4244 domain-containing protein, coding for MYKAVRARMGALVCRTMCRMRSMRGDDGMVTSEYAMGIVAAVAFAVVLYKVVTSGAVSAELQAIVKRALDAKA
- a CDS encoding type II secretion system F family protein; amino-acid sequence: MSAEFVHRLGAVLGTASALAWLARWAVAVRRERRMRRRLGELLAASEARGEGPRFEGREFARRWLPVLGVGCAGWVLVGGVAGAVVGLVVAVGLWRWRLRQRAGVGAEEADAGEAARQLPLAADLLAACIAAGAGPVIAAQAVGEALGGPVGEGLARGAAEVRLGGEPDEAWRRLASTPGAGALARLLERADVTGLPAAGPVGGLAADARADWGRAATARARKAAVLVTAPVGLCFLPAFIAVGVLPIVIGLAGGVLGGGGR